Proteins encoded together in one Lathyrus oleraceus cultivar Zhongwan6 chromosome 5, CAAS_Psat_ZW6_1.0, whole genome shotgun sequence window:
- the LOC127085851 gene encoding uncharacterized protein LOC127085851, with protein sequence MNFASSLCRRLNIKELVTNVPVYRSTADVSGDGLSLMFCRWATKKTAGSTKNGRDSKPKNLGVKKYGGERVIPGNIIVRQRGTRFHPGNYVGLGKDHTLFALKEGTVKFERNKLTGRKWVHVEPKDGHVLHPVYADASSSEPQLAV encoded by the exons ATGAATTTTGCATCATCGTTGTGCAGAAGATTGAATATCAAGGAACTCGTGACAAATGTTCCTGTGTACAGAAGCACTGCCG ATGTTTCTGGAGACGGGTTGAGTTTAATGTTCTGCCGTTGGGCTACCAAAAAGACAGCCGGGTCCACAAAAAATGGACGCGACTCAAAACCTAAGAACCTTGGAGTGAAGAAATATGGTGGAGAG AGGGTAATTCCCGGAAACATCATTGTTAGACAGCGTGGTACTCGTTTTCATCCAGGAAACTATGTTGGACTGGGGAAAGATCACACTCTTTTTGCTTTGAAAGAGGGAACGGTAAAGTTTGAACGCAACAAACTGACCGGTCGCAAGTGGGTGCATGTTGAGCCTAAGGATGGTCATGTCCTCCACCCTGTGTATGCTGATGCTTCTTCATCCGAACCACAACTTGCTGTCTAA